In Mastigocladopsis repens PCC 10914, a single window of DNA contains:
- a CDS encoding class I SAM-dependent methyltransferase, with amino-acid sequence MSNDSTNALNIDTRNAWNTNASVWDARMGDNGNDFHQVLVRPAMERLLEVKSGTRILDIGCGTGLTTRRLASLGAQVVGIDFAEEMITCARRRTQQHETSIEYYVLDATDETALLGLGERSFDAAVSAMALMDMAEIDPLLRALTKLLRPRGCFIFAVQHPCFNNTYITMAAEVKDCEGQLVSEYSVKVSGYLQPSTTKGLALENQPKPHLYFHRPLHILLGAAFRAGFVLDGLEEPAFPSDHPSNSRFYGWSNFTQIPPVLVSRLRFSEELLRKS; translated from the coding sequence ATGTCAAATGACTCGACAAATGCATTGAACATTGACACTCGTAATGCGTGGAACACCAACGCTAGTGTTTGGGACGCCCGCATGGGAGATAACGGGAACGACTTTCATCAAGTGCTGGTTCGTCCTGCAATGGAGAGACTGCTTGAGGTAAAATCAGGTACTCGCATTTTGGACATAGGCTGTGGTACTGGGCTTACGACTCGTAGGTTAGCAAGCTTGGGCGCACAGGTCGTAGGAATAGATTTTGCCGAGGAGATGATTACCTGTGCCCGCAGGAGAACTCAACAGCATGAAACATCCATTGAGTATTACGTCCTCGACGCTACGGATGAGACAGCTTTACTTGGGTTGGGGGAACGTTCCTTTGATGCTGCTGTATCTGCGATGGCACTCATGGATATGGCAGAAATTGACCCCCTCCTACGCGCACTCACAAAGTTACTACGCCCTCGAGGCTGCTTCATCTTTGCCGTGCAGCATCCTTGCTTCAACAACACATACATCACTATGGCTGCAGAAGTCAAAGATTGCGAAGGTCAACTGGTGAGTGAATACTCAGTCAAAGTGTCTGGATATTTACAACCCTCCACCACAAAAGGATTAGCACTTGAAAATCAACCAAAACCGCATCTGTACTTCCATCGACCGTTGCACATCCTATTAGGTGCAGCATTCCGTGCTGGGTTTGTGCTGGATGGCTTGGAAGAACCTGCTTTTCCATCTGACCATCCTTCTAACAGTCGCTTTTACGGTTGGTCTAACTTTACCCAAATTCCACCTGTGCTTGTTTCCAGGTTGAGATTTTCTGAGGAATTGTTACGCAAATCATAG
- a CDS encoding TetR/AcrR family transcriptional regulator — protein MPKIIDHDQYRKELLSRCFDLFAEKGYSAITMRQIAEGLTVSTGTLYHYFPSKQALFEQLAEEISERDVLMAAAELEGTQTLQERLEVLGRFLEKNEDYFIKWTYIWIDFCHHQDRQEFQKSSLFKLSIERYQQAISDLLDIQDPVLVAFVMTLIDGLILQRLCANEMVSMPEQCALLGKMLTAYLEKELSNKTSNG, from the coding sequence ATGCCGAAGATTATTGACCATGACCAATACCGCAAAGAACTGCTCAGTAGATGCTTTGACTTATTCGCCGAGAAAGGCTACTCCGCAATTACCATGCGCCAAATTGCAGAAGGTTTAACTGTTTCCACAGGGACATTATATCATTATTTTCCAAGTAAACAGGCGCTGTTTGAGCAATTGGCGGAAGAAATAAGTGAGCGGGATGTGTTAATGGCGGCAGCGGAGTTGGAAGGTACGCAAACGCTGCAAGAACGGCTAGAAGTTTTGGGGAGATTCTTGGAGAAAAACGAGGATTACTTCATCAAGTGGACTTATATCTGGATTGATTTTTGCCACCATCAAGACCGCCAGGAGTTTCAGAAAAGTAGTTTGTTTAAGCTTTCCATTGAGAGATATCAACAGGCAATTTCTGATTTACTTGACATTCAAGATCCGGTGCTGGTTGCCTTTGTCATGACCCTAATTGATGGTCTAATCCTACAAAGGTTATGTGCTAATGAAATGGTTTCTATGCCTGAACAATGTGCTTTGTTAGGCAAAATGCTGACAGCTTATTTGGAAAAAGAACTGTCGAATAAGACTTCTAACGGCTAA
- a CDS encoding methylmalonic aciduria and homocystinuria type D protein, whose product MNYPTVYTSGGGYPIHLVGKTGQAVQISIHYPSQYICANREQILPDWKNQLSLWVVIVLQQSRYELVESTPEIETEKERLRENFMRFGCDVAFNLRASSYLTDLIDPRTGYPLLSRPGKILHDDTAAVKALLSYPVIQNKCRVLVHPHWGMAVYPSILISQAPPIIIEWVIRSIAPLHDWKMKSS is encoded by the coding sequence GTGAACTATCCGACAGTTTACACTTCTGGTGGAGGCTATCCCATTCATTTGGTTGGCAAAACGGGACAAGCTGTTCAAATTTCAATTCATTATCCCAGTCAGTATATCTGTGCCAACCGCGAGCAGATATTGCCAGATTGGAAAAATCAGCTTTCTTTGTGGGTCGTGATTGTTTTACAGCAATCACGGTATGAACTCGTAGAAAGTACACCGGAAATTGAGACAGAAAAAGAACGGTTGCGGGAAAATTTTATGAGATTTGGCTGTGATGTGGCATTTAATCTGCGCGCTAGCAGCTATTTAACAGACCTGATCGACCCCCGCACTGGCTATCCTTTGCTTTCCCGTCCAGGGAAAATTCTGCACGACGACACCGCCGCTGTGAAAGCTTTATTAAGCTATCCAGTGATTCAAAACAAATGCCGCGTGTTAGTCCATCCCCATTGGGGAATGGCAGTTTATCCTAGCATTTTGATATCACAAGCTCCCCCAATCATTATTGAATGGGTAATAAGGAGCATAGCCCCCTTGCATGATTGGAAGATGAAGAGTTCATGA
- a CDS encoding DUF2834 domain-containing protein, producing the protein MLKTTYLILCILGTVLPYSQFVPFLLQHGLDANLMIEQLFASRISSFFGLDVFVSALVLFVFIFREGSRLKMKNLWIYVASTLLVGVSLGLPLFLFMRQRKLEETVLAI; encoded by the coding sequence ATGCTGAAAACCACATACTTAATTCTTTGTATTTTAGGTACTGTTTTACCTTACTCACAATTCGTGCCGTTTCTGTTACAACACGGACTGGATGCCAACCTGATGATAGAACAACTTTTTGCTAGCCGAATTTCTTCGTTCTTTGGTCTGGACGTGTTTGTTTCAGCGCTGGTTCTTTTCGTCTTTATATTTAGGGAAGGTTCACGGCTGAAGATGAAAAATTTGTGGATTTATGTCGCCAGTACTTTGTTAGTTGGTGTTTCTTTAGGCTTGCCTTTGTTTCTCTTCATGCGACAACGCAAGCTTGAAGAAACAGTACTCGCTATATAG
- a CDS encoding ExbD/TolR family protein, which translates to MRLPDEPDIPAQINIVPMIDVIFAILTFFIMSTLFLTRSQGLPVNLPKAATAQQQQASDPITVTVDNKGRISVNNEPVALDALVEQVGGLIRSDQESVVIINADERVSHGQVVAVMDRLRQVPGARLAIATEKP; encoded by the coding sequence ATGCGGCTTCCAGATGAACCAGATATACCAGCGCAGATTAACATCGTACCAATGATTGATGTGATATTTGCAATTTTGACATTTTTTATCATGTCAACGCTGTTTTTAACGCGATCGCAAGGATTGCCAGTCAATTTACCCAAAGCAGCAACGGCACAACAACAACAAGCATCAGACCCAATTACAGTGACGGTAGATAACAAAGGACGAATAAGCGTAAACAATGAACCCGTCGCCCTTGATGCATTGGTAGAACAGGTAGGTGGATTGATCAGATCTGACCAAGAAAGTGTGGTCATTATTAATGCAGATGAGCGAGTCAGTCATGGTCAAGTGGTAGCAGTCATGGATCGCCTGCGTCAAGTGCCGGGAGCAAGATTAGCTATTGCTACCGAAAAGCCCTAA
- the devC gene encoding ABC transporter permease DevC: protein MFRKWFRRTPLAWRQMMKEKTRLAVAVAGIAFADMLMFVQLAFQDALYDSATQPHRLLEADLVMINPQFQTLFSVKSFSRERLYQALSYEGVKSVSSVYIGSGQWRNPETRLNRAILIWGVDPEAPNLRLPEVKQNATHLKLLNRVLFDRAGRPEYGAVADAMQKHGTLEAELNNQNIQVTGLFTVGSSFAADGNVITSDSTFLKLFPEHQPSQITVGLIKLKPGFDPTQVQAQLSKELSPDVRVLTPEGFAAVERYYWESQGAIGFIFGLGVIVGFIVGIVIVYQILYSDVSEHLPEYGTLKAMGYSDRYLLGVLFQEALLLAALGYVPGFLISIALYQLTYAATLLPIGMTLSRAITVFVLTVVMCSFSGAVAMRKLQSADPADVF from the coding sequence ATGTTTCGTAAATGGTTTCGTAGAACCCCACTTGCATGGCGACAAATGATGAAAGAAAAAACTCGTCTAGCGGTGGCAGTGGCAGGTATTGCCTTTGCAGATATGCTGATGTTTGTGCAACTTGCGTTTCAAGATGCACTCTATGACAGCGCCACACAGCCTCATCGCCTACTTGAGGCAGATTTGGTGATGATTAATCCCCAATTCCAAACCCTTTTCTCAGTCAAAAGCTTTTCTCGTGAACGACTTTATCAAGCATTGAGTTATGAAGGTGTTAAGTCGGTCAGTTCTGTATACATTGGTTCAGGACAGTGGAGAAATCCCGAAACTCGGCTTAACCGCGCCATTTTGATTTGGGGAGTTGATCCAGAAGCCCCTAACCTTAGGTTACCAGAGGTGAAGCAAAATGCAACGCATCTTAAACTTTTGAATAGAGTGTTATTTGACCGTGCTGGACGTCCAGAGTACGGGGCTGTTGCCGACGCTATGCAAAAGCATGGAACACTAGAAGCAGAACTCAATAACCAGAATATTCAAGTTACCGGACTGTTTACGGTTGGTAGTTCATTTGCTGCTGATGGTAACGTCATCACAAGTGATTCAACGTTTCTGAAATTGTTTCCCGAACATCAACCCAGTCAAATAACAGTCGGTTTAATCAAGCTCAAACCTGGTTTCGATCCTACCCAAGTCCAAGCGCAACTTTCCAAAGAATTGTCACCTGATGTGCGAGTTTTAACACCAGAAGGTTTTGCGGCGGTGGAAAGGTACTACTGGGAAAGCCAAGGGGCGATTGGATTCATTTTTGGACTTGGTGTGATTGTAGGATTTATTGTGGGAATCGTAATTGTGTACCAGATTCTCTATAGTGATGTTTCCGAACATTTACCAGAGTATGGGACATTAAAGGCAATGGGATATAGCGATCGCTATCTTCTCGGTGTTTTGTTTCAAGAAGCATTGCTGTTAGCAGCATTGGGTTATGTTCCTGGATTTTTGATTTCCATTGCGCTTTACCAATTGACGTATGCAGCAACACTTCTGCCCATTGGCATGACACTTAGCCGTGCAATAACTGTGTTTGTGCTAACAGTAGTGATGTGCAGCTTTTCTGGGGCGGTAGCGATGCGGAAGTTACAATCTGCTGATCCAGCAGATGTGTTTTAG
- a CDS encoding ABC exporter membrane fusion protein, which translates to MTFKVLSKPTNRSLIGLVVTASAITGGIVFYGISQYGVVSQKPAPVETASPVKKVTALGRLEPEAEVISLFAPLALDGDRLAKLLVKESEQVKAGQVVAILDSRDKLQDALRQAQEEVKMAQAKLAQVKAGAKTGEIVAQKATIERLQAQLQSDRVAQEEAIARVKAQWEGDRTAQEATIRKIEAELKNAQAEYQRYQQLYKEGAISSSSFDTKGLSLETAQQQLNEAKAVLSRINATSSKQVREAKVALQRINVTGIKQIREANATLDKIAEVRPVDVQAAQAEVDNAVASVKRAQTDLEQADIRAPVAGRILKIHTRVGEKISDSGIVDLAQTNQMVAVAEVYQSDIGKVKIGQKAVVTGQAFTGELRGVVSLIGLQVNQQNVFSNQPGENLDKRVVEVKIRLTPEDSKKVAGLTNLQVQTEIEL; encoded by the coding sequence ATGACTTTCAAAGTATTATCGAAACCAACAAATCGCTCGTTAATTGGACTAGTCGTGACTGCGAGTGCAATCACAGGTGGAATTGTTTTTTATGGCATTTCCCAGTATGGAGTGGTCAGTCAAAAACCTGCACCAGTGGAAACTGCTTCCCCAGTAAAAAAGGTGACAGCATTAGGACGACTAGAGCCTGAAGCCGAGGTGATTAGCCTATTTGCACCTCTAGCGTTGGATGGCGATCGCCTTGCGAAACTCCTCGTCAAAGAGAGTGAACAGGTAAAAGCCGGACAAGTTGTGGCAATTCTCGATTCACGAGATAAACTGCAAGATGCCCTTAGGCAAGCACAGGAGGAGGTTAAGATGGCTCAAGCGAAACTTGCACAGGTAAAAGCTGGGGCAAAAACTGGGGAAATAGTTGCTCAAAAAGCAACCATAGAGCGCTTGCAGGCACAATTGCAAAGTGATAGAGTCGCTCAAGAAGAAGCGATCGCCCGAGTAAAGGCACAGTGGGAAGGCGACAGAACAGCGCAAGAAGCAACAATTCGGAAAATTGAAGCAGAACTCAAAAATGCTCAAGCCGAATATCAGCGCTATCAGCAGTTATACAAGGAAGGAGCAATTTCCAGTTCCTCATTTGACACTAAAGGTCTGAGTTTGGAAACCGCACAACAGCAACTCAACGAAGCCAAAGCTGTACTTAGCCGAATTAATGCTACTAGTAGCAAACAAGTTCGTGAAGCGAAAGTGGCGCTACAAAGAATCAACGTCACTGGTATCAAGCAAATCAGAGAAGCCAACGCCACCCTCGACAAGATTGCTGAAGTTCGTCCCGTGGATGTGCAAGCGGCGCAAGCAGAAGTTGATAATGCTGTTGCATCTGTCAAACGCGCACAAACTGATTTGGAACAAGCTGATATCAGGGCACCTGTAGCAGGACGGATACTCAAAATTCATACGCGAGTTGGAGAAAAGATTAGTGACTCTGGCATTGTGGATCTAGCGCAGACTAACCAAATGGTTGCTGTGGCGGAGGTTTATCAATCCGATATTGGTAAAGTGAAAATCGGACAAAAGGCAGTCGTGACAGGACAAGCGTTTACCGGAGAACTACGCGGAGTTGTTTCTTTGATTGGCTTGCAGGTTAACCAACAAAACGTGTTCAGCAATCAGCCAGGGGAAAACTTGGATAAGCGAGTCGTTGAAGTGAAAATTCGCCTCACACCAGAAGACAGCAAGAAAGTTGCTGGGTTAACCAACTTGCAAGTCCAAACAGAAATTGAACTGTAA
- a CDS encoding MotA/TolQ/ExbB proton channel family protein: MVFSNLFTAGGVVMWPLLAFSLLAVALIVERVLFWVRINSRQNSVVREVLNLYRHDNVVGALDKLHQNTDLPIARMFLAALELEQPTPEEFRLALESEAQAEIPVLKRFQNIFDTIISLAPLLGLLGTVLGLIASFASLNIGDVGGTRTAGVTSGISEALVSTASGLVVAIFTLLFANTFRGLYQRQIALIQEYGGQLELLYRRRYERGDKTYAASR, translated from the coding sequence ATGGTATTTAGTAATCTATTTACAGCAGGTGGTGTGGTAATGTGGCCACTGCTGGCGTTTTCGCTGTTAGCAGTAGCACTGATCGTTGAACGTGTCCTTTTTTGGGTGCGAATCAATAGCCGCCAAAATAGCGTAGTGCGCGAGGTGCTGAATCTCTACCGTCATGATAATGTTGTTGGTGCCTTGGATAAATTGCACCAGAATACAGATTTACCCATTGCGAGGATGTTTCTAGCAGCTTTAGAACTGGAACAACCAACTCCAGAAGAATTTCGTTTAGCACTAGAAAGTGAAGCACAAGCCGAGATACCTGTGCTTAAGCGCTTTCAAAACATCTTTGATACAATCATTTCTCTAGCACCGCTGTTAGGGCTTCTGGGAACTGTTTTAGGATTAATAGCTTCCTTTGCCTCTTTGAATATTGGGGATGTGGGAGGTACGAGAACAGCAGGCGTAACCTCTGGGATTAGCGAAGCCTTAGTTTCTACAGCTTCAGGATTAGTTGTCGCTATTTTTACACTTCTATTTGCCAACACCTTCCGTGGACTCTATCAACGGCAAATCGCACTGATTCAGGAATATGGTGGACAGCTAGAATTGCTTTACCGCCGTCGCTACGAACGAGGAGATAAAACCTATGCGGCTTCCAGATGA
- a CDS encoding response regulator transcription factor — MTQILIAEDEPRIAAFIEKGLRANGFSCAIASDADETLNMVLGKHFDLLILDLGLPGKDGLEVLEEIRGQGEELPVIILTARDEITDKVAGLEGGADDYMTKPFRFEELLARVRLRLRNRQLVQPKEQMFLKAGDVVLDLRTRKVRVGDRTIDLAAREFTLAETFLRHPEQVLSREQLLDRVWGYDYDPGSNIVDVYVGYLRKKLGSDLIETVRGMGYRLRQH, encoded by the coding sequence ATGACTCAAATTCTCATCGCTGAAGATGAACCCCGGATTGCTGCTTTTATCGAAAAGGGATTACGGGCAAATGGGTTTAGCTGTGCAATTGCATCCGATGCCGATGAAACATTGAACATGGTGTTAGGAAAGCACTTTGACTTGCTCATTCTCGACTTGGGGCTTCCTGGAAAAGACGGGTTGGAGGTGCTCGAAGAAATACGGGGGCAAGGGGAAGAATTACCAGTGATTATTCTGACGGCTCGGGATGAGATTACTGACAAAGTAGCAGGTCTGGAGGGTGGTGCTGACGATTACATGACCAAGCCTTTTCGGTTTGAAGAACTTTTGGCGCGGGTGCGCTTGAGGTTGCGAAATCGCCAACTCGTCCAACCAAAAGAGCAGATGTTTCTCAAAGCTGGTGATGTCGTGCTTGACTTGCGAACTCGTAAGGTGCGAGTCGGCGATCGCACCATAGACTTAGCAGCCCGCGAATTTACTTTAGCAGAGACTTTTTTGCGTCATCCAGAGCAAGTTTTGAGTCGAGAGCAGCTTTTGGATCGTGTTTGGGGATACGACTACGACCCTGGTTCTAATATTGTCGATGTCTATGTTGGCTATCTACGAAAGAAACTAGGCAGTGACTTGATTGAGACTGTCAGGGGCATGGGCTATCGACTGCGGCAACATTGA
- a CDS encoding NAD-dependent epimerase, with protein sequence MRVLVTGVAGFIGYHLAQRLLKEGIEVIGIDNLNDYYDVNLKKARLAQLDAHSGFTFQFLELSDRLEVTQLFQEYTFDYVVNLAAQAGVRYSLQNPWAYLDSNMTAFVNLLEGCRQSQIKHLVFASSSSVYGVNTKVPFAVSDNVDHPISLYAATKKANELIAHTYSHLYQISATGLRFFTVYGPWGRPDMAYFKFVKAIEESKPIDVYNFGKMQRDFTYIDDVVEGVFRVMLKPPQPEIANSNARYKLYNIGNNNPVELMTFIEVIEKALGKKAVKNLLPMQPGDVPATYADVDDLMRDVGFKPSTPLEQGINCFVQWYREYKKS encoded by the coding sequence ATGAGAGTACTAGTGACTGGTGTTGCTGGATTTATTGGCTATCACCTAGCACAGCGTCTTCTCAAAGAAGGAATTGAGGTCATAGGCATTGACAACTTGAATGACTATTATGATGTCAATTTAAAAAAAGCTCGTTTGGCGCAGCTTGACGCCCACTCAGGGTTTACGTTTCAGTTTTTGGAGTTGAGCGATCGCCTTGAGGTTACTCAACTCTTTCAAGAGTACACCTTTGACTATGTCGTTAACCTTGCTGCCCAAGCAGGCGTGCGCTACTCTTTACAAAACCCTTGGGCTTACTTAGATAGCAATATGACAGCCTTTGTTAATCTCTTAGAAGGATGTCGCCAAAGTCAAATTAAGCACTTAGTATTTGCTTCCTCAAGTTCCGTTTACGGTGTCAATACCAAAGTTCCCTTCGCTGTCAGCGATAATGTTGACCACCCCATTTCCCTGTATGCTGCGACCAAAAAAGCAAATGAATTGATTGCTCATACTTATAGTCATCTTTACCAGATATCGGCAACCGGACTGCGCTTTTTTACAGTTTATGGTCCTTGGGGAAGACCCGACATGGCGTATTTTAAATTTGTGAAAGCGATAGAAGAAAGCAAGCCGATTGATGTCTACAACTTCGGAAAAATGCAGCGGGATTTTACTTATATCGATGATGTCGTTGAGGGAGTCTTTCGGGTGATGCTCAAACCGCCCCAACCCGAGATAGCGAACAGCAATGCTCGTTACAAGCTTTACAACATTGGTAATAATAATCCGGTGGAATTGATGACGTTTATCGAGGTGATTGAAAAGGCGCTTGGCAAAAAAGCTGTGAAGAACCTATTACCGATGCAACCGGGGGATGTTCCTGCGACGTACGCTGATGTAGATGACCTAATGCGTGATGTGGGATTTAAGCCCAGTACTCCCCTTGAGCAAGGTATAAATTGCTTTGTGCAATGGTATCGAGAGTACAAAAAATCATGA
- a CDS encoding DevA family ABC transporter ATP-binding protein translates to MKKLTSSHSPIHIVTTQPVISGQNLNHYFGEGALRKQALFDINLDIYSGEIVIMTGPSGSGKTTLLTLMGGLRSAQEGSLKILGQEMCGASKRKLRDVRRQIGYIFQAHNLMTFLTARENVRMSLELHDEFLDQDMNAKVVAMLESVGLGNRADYYPESLSGGQKQRVAIARALISQPKIVLADEPTAALDKKSGRDVVELMQQLAKEQGCTILLVTHDNRILDIADRIIYMEDGRLISDGVDAAAKVG, encoded by the coding sequence ATGAAAAAATTAACTTCTTCTCATAGCCCAATTCACATAGTAACAACTCAACCTGTCATCTCTGGCCAAAATCTCAATCATTACTTTGGTGAAGGTGCGCTTCGCAAACAAGCGTTATTTGATATCAATCTAGATATTTACTCTGGCGAAATTGTAATTATGACTGGACCTTCAGGTTCAGGAAAAACGACCTTGTTAACCCTTATGGGTGGACTGCGTTCTGCTCAAGAAGGTAGTCTGAAGATTTTAGGACAAGAAATGTGTGGTGCGAGTAAAAGGAAGCTGCGGGACGTTCGCCGTCAAATTGGCTATATTTTCCAAGCCCATAACCTCATGACATTTCTGACAGCTAGAGAAAATGTGCGGATGTCGTTAGAGTTGCATGACGAGTTTTTAGATCAGGACATGAATGCTAAAGTAGTTGCCATGTTGGAGAGTGTTGGTTTAGGAAATCGTGCAGATTACTATCCAGAGAGTCTATCCGGTGGACAAAAGCAACGGGTAGCGATCGCCCGCGCCCTCATTAGCCAGCCAAAAATCGTTCTAGCAGATGAACCCACGGCTGCACTCGATAAAAAATCTGGGCGTGATGTCGTGGAATTGATGCAGCAGCTGGCGAAAGAACAAGGCTGTACCATTTTGCTGGTGACTCATGATAACCGCATCCTTGACATAGCTGATCGCATCATATATATGGAAGATGGTCGCCTGATCAGCGATGGCGTAGATGCAGCCGCGAAGGTGGGTTGA